Proteins from a single region of Phycisphaerae bacterium:
- a CDS encoding HEAT repeat domain-containing protein: MKRLSILVALLTLFCTASGCQQPTKPGAVDADRAARTMFDGLIDAWLPGMSADNIADREQPQQRLEQLCFEIGQPGREADRVALCEAMTARLGPETPKPARIWLLRQLERLSGAESVAAVAPLLDESDGEVRDQARRVLQHNPSAEAAAALRTALELAMEPAWQLALVNALAARRDATAVPLLVRLTRHDDDALATAATAALGDIGGHDAVNGLYALWRGSDETHRATAAAALIQVAERLVAGGDKAQAVEIFTTVYQPSLSPALQTAALHGLTVVDPDAAVPRLLEVLHGPRTAALGPVAVRLLADLPGPAVTSTLVQELPALSPELQLVAVEALGTRGDRSAKPAIVEILTSSDVAVRCAALRALELLGDSADILVLAGVAASADREERDAARHALARLRGAELNAVFIASLRSAPPEQCAELIRALAARRHYAGVPVLFKEANRSEEVVRVAALNALGELGQPEHAATLVTLLADSEAVRAAAADAVVAVCQRTEDPEQRAAPILAAWDSTSATAQPALIDVLGRVGGDAALARIRTARQADDAELVDAAVRALAQWPSNAVLDDLLDVVEHSASKTHRVLALQGYVRLLGLPSERTPAATAGLYKHAWEKSERPDEKKAVLAGLAKVPHIDALDAAQQALGDEGLRAEAETAVLAIARLIGGGDSAAARAAVDAVLAQTTNDETRKRGNDVLAFLRQAKGSITTWQAAGPYFTQGQTWEHVQATAYPPEEAGADVQWRALPPTNANEPWVFDLTPLDKATDRCVYVRCAVWTASAGPARLDVGSDDGVKVWLNGALVHEFKGSRSHTPLQDQVPVQLVGGWNTLLLKVVQISGQWGFSCAVRGTDGEALPDIKFQAEVPVSQ, from the coding sequence ATGAAGAGACTCAGCATACTGGTAGCGCTCCTGACGTTGTTCTGCACCGCCTCTGGCTGCCAGCAACCGACGAAGCCCGGCGCGGTCGACGCCGACCGCGCGGCGCGCACCATGTTCGACGGGCTGATCGACGCGTGGCTGCCGGGCATGTCCGCGGACAACATCGCGGACCGCGAGCAGCCCCAGCAGCGCCTCGAGCAGCTCTGCTTCGAGATCGGACAGCCGGGGCGCGAAGCGGACCGCGTGGCGCTCTGCGAAGCCATGACCGCGCGCCTCGGGCCGGAGACCCCCAAGCCGGCGCGCATCTGGCTCCTGCGCCAGCTCGAACGCCTCAGCGGTGCCGAGTCAGTCGCGGCGGTCGCGCCCCTGCTCGACGAATCCGACGGCGAGGTCCGCGACCAGGCGCGGCGCGTCCTGCAGCACAACCCGTCCGCCGAGGCCGCCGCCGCGCTGCGCACCGCGCTCGAGCTGGCCATGGAACCCGCCTGGCAGCTCGCGTTGGTCAACGCGCTCGCCGCCCGGCGTGACGCGACGGCCGTCCCGCTGCTCGTGCGTCTCACCCGGCACGACGACGACGCCCTCGCGACGGCGGCCACCGCGGCGCTCGGTGATATCGGCGGCCACGACGCGGTGAACGGCCTCTATGCGCTGTGGCGCGGGTCCGACGAGACGCACCGGGCCACCGCGGCCGCGGCCCTGATCCAGGTCGCCGAGCGGCTGGTGGCCGGCGGCGACAAGGCACAGGCCGTGGAGATCTTCACGACGGTGTATCAACCGTCGCTGAGCCCGGCGCTGCAGACGGCGGCGCTGCACGGCCTGACGGTCGTCGATCCGGATGCGGCCGTGCCGCGGCTGCTCGAGGTACTCCACGGCCCGCGAACCGCCGCACTCGGTCCCGTCGCCGTGCGGCTCCTCGCCGACCTGCCGGGCCCGGCCGTGACCAGCACCCTGGTCCAGGAACTGCCCGCGCTTTCCCCCGAACTGCAGCTTGTGGCCGTCGAAGCGCTCGGCACACGGGGCGACCGCAGCGCGAAGCCGGCCATCGTGGAGATCCTCACCAGCTCCGACGTGGCGGTGCGCTGTGCAGCGCTGCGGGCCCTCGAACTGCTCGGCGATTCGGCCGATATCCTGGTCCTCGCCGGCGTGGCGGCAAGTGCCGACCGCGAGGAGCGTGATGCCGCGCGGCACGCGCTCGCCCGCCTGCGCGGCGCAGAGCTCAATGCCGTCTTCATCGCCAGCCTGCGAAGCGCTCCGCCGGAGCAGTGCGCGGAGCTGATTCGCGCGCTCGCCGCGCGGCGGCACTACGCCGGCGTGCCCGTGCTGTTCAAGGAGGCGAATCGGTCGGAAGAGGTCGTGCGGGTCGCGGCCCTCAACGCGCTCGGTGAGCTCGGCCAACCGGAACACGCCGCGACGCTGGTCACGTTGCTGGCCGACAGCGAGGCCGTTCGTGCGGCGGCTGCGGACGCCGTGGTGGCCGTCTGCCAGCGGACGGAAGACCCCGAGCAGCGCGCCGCGCCGATCCTGGCCGCGTGGGACAGCACCAGCGCGACGGCCCAACCCGCGCTGATCGACGTGCTCGGGCGCGTCGGCGGCGACGCGGCGCTCGCCCGGATTCGCACGGCGCGGCAGGCGGACGACGCCGAACTCGTTGACGCCGCGGTGCGCGCTTTGGCCCAGTGGCCGAGCAACGCGGTGCTCGACGACCTGCTCGATGTCGTGGAGCACAGCGCGAGCAAGACGCACCGCGTGCTGGCGTTGCAGGGCTATGTGCGGCTGCTCGGTCTGCCCAGCGAGCGGACACCGGCCGCGACCGCCGGCCTCTACAAACACGCCTGGGAGAAGTCAGAACGTCCGGACGAGAAGAAGGCGGTGCTCGCCGGATTGGCCAAGGTGCCGCACATCGACGCCCTGGACGCCGCACAGCAGGCGCTCGGTGACGAGGGTCTGCGGGCCGAGGCGGAAACGGCCGTGCTGGCCATCGCCCGGCTGATCGGCGGCGGAGACTCGGCGGCAGCGCGCGCGGCCGTTGACGCAGTCCTGGCGCAGACGACGAACGACGAGACGCGCAAACGCGGCAACGACGTGCTCGCGTTCCTGCGGCAGGCCAAGGGCTCCATCACGACGTGGCAGGCGGCGGGACCGTACTTCACTCAGGGTCAGACGTGGGAGCATGTCCAGGCCACTGCATACCCGCCGGAAGAAGCCGGCGCGGACGTGCAGTGGCGCGCCTTGCCGCCGACGAACGCAAACGAGCCGTGGGTGTTTGACCTGACGCCGCTCGACAAGGCCACCGATCGGTGCGTGTACGTGCGCTGCGCCGTCTGGACCGCTAGCGCGGGCCCCGCGCGGCTCGACGTCGGCAGCGACGACGGCGTGAAGGTCTGGCTGAACGGCGCGCTGGTGCACGAATTCAAGGGCTCGCGCAGTCACACGCCGCTGCAAGACCAGGTGCCGGTGCAGCTTGTCGGCGGCTGGAACACGCTCCTGCTGAAGGTGGTGCAGATCAGCGGCCAGTGGGGTTTCTCGTGCGCCGTGCGCGGTACAGACGGCGAGGCCCTGCCGGATATCAAGTTCCAGGCCGAAGTCCCCGTGAGCCAGTAG
- a CDS encoding Gfo/Idh/MocA family oxidoreductase, with protein MSRYQGVSRRQFLKGAAALAAAPYVLSAPAWGRPAPSARITLGMIGIGNMGGGHLHTLVHNRDFQIVAICDVDRTKREKARQTVEETYAAENTSGTFKGCDIYNEFELLLARPDIDAVLIAVPDHWHALIAIAACRAGKDVYSEKPLSLTIAEAQQMVRAVRRYGRVFQTGSQQRSSPEFRLACELVRSGRIGRVHTVNVGIGGPSQEKYLPEEPVPDGFDWDRWLGPTPWYPYNAERCSGSYSGGWRLIRNYSGGMMTDWGAHHFDIAQWGLGMDGTGPVEIIPPNLAEAKTLTYKYANGVTMYHGGANGILFTGTDGKIEVNRGYFKTWPESIGREPLGPNDVHLYESPGHHQDWLNCIRNRQRPIADVAIGASSITVCHLGNIAWWLGRRLQWDPEKQEIIGDELASRWLDRPKRAPWRLYP; from the coding sequence ATGTCGCGCTACCAAGGCGTTTCGCGTCGGCAGTTCCTGAAAGGCGCCGCGGCACTCGCCGCCGCACCCTACGTCCTCTCCGCCCCCGCCTGGGGCCGCCCCGCCCCCAGCGCACGCATCACGCTCGGCATGATCGGCATCGGCAACATGGGCGGCGGGCACCTCCACACCCTGGTGCACAACCGCGACTTCCAGATCGTCGCCATCTGCGACGTCGATCGCACCAAGCGCGAAAAGGCCAGGCAAACCGTCGAGGAAACCTACGCCGCCGAGAACACCTCGGGCACATTCAAGGGCTGTGACATCTACAACGAGTTCGAGTTGCTGCTCGCCCGCCCCGACATCGACGCCGTCCTGATCGCCGTGCCCGATCACTGGCACGCCCTCATCGCCATCGCCGCCTGCCGCGCCGGCAAGGACGTCTACAGCGAGAAACCGCTGTCGCTGACCATCGCCGAGGCCCAGCAGATGGTGCGGGCCGTCCGGCGGTACGGGCGCGTCTTCCAGACCGGCAGCCAGCAGCGCTCCAGCCCCGAGTTCCGCCTGGCCTGCGAGCTGGTCCGCAGCGGCCGCATCGGCCGCGTGCACACGGTGAACGTCGGCATCGGCGGGCCGTCGCAGGAGAAGTACCTGCCGGAAGAGCCGGTGCCCGACGGCTTCGACTGGGACCGCTGGCTCGGCCCCACCCCGTGGTATCCCTACAACGCCGAGCGCTGCAGCGGCAGCTACAGCGGCGGCTGGCGGCTGATCCGCAATTACTCCGGCGGCATGATGACCGACTGGGGCGCCCACCACTTCGACATCGCCCAGTGGGGCCTCGGCATGGACGGCACCGGCCCGGTCGAGATCATCCCGCCCAACCTCGCCGAAGCGAAGACGCTGACCTACAAGTACGCCAACGGCGTGACGATGTATCACGGCGGCGCGAACGGCATTCTGTTCACGGGCACCGACGGCAAGATCGAGGTCAACCGCGGCTATTTCAAGACGTGGCCCGAGAGCATCGGCCGCGAGCCGCTCGGCCCCAATGATGTGCACCTGTACGAAAGCCCCGGTCATCACCAGGACTGGCTGAACTGCATCCGCAATCGTCAGCGGCCGATCGCCGACGTGGCCATTGGCGCCAGCTCGATCACCGTCTGCCACCTCGGCAACATCGCGTGGTGGCTCGGCCGGCGGCTGCAATGGGATCCGGAAAAGCAGGAGATCATCGGCGACGAGCTGGCCAGCCGCTGGCTCGACCGCCCTAAGCGCGCCCCGTGGCGCCTGTACCCCTGA